The Triticum aestivum cultivar Chinese Spring chromosome 3A, IWGSC CS RefSeq v2.1, whole genome shotgun sequence genome includes a region encoding these proteins:
- the LOC123062100 gene encoding DNA polymerase eta isoform X2: MPVARPEPQEPRVIAHLDLDCFYVQVEQRRNPALRGQPTAVVQYNDWKGGGLIAVSYEARKFGVKRSMRGDEAKNVCPGINLVQVPVSRDKADLNVYRNAGSEVVAILSTKGKCERASIDEVYLDLTDAAKEMHLESPPESSESIFEEATKSNILDLPSDVGDREENVKAWLCRADANYQDKLLACGAILVAQLRVKVLEETQFTCSAGIAHNKMLAKLVSGMHKPAQQTVVPSSSVQDFLASLPVKKMKQLGGKLGSSLQDDLGVETVGDLLGFTEEKLQEYYGVNTGTWLWKTARGISGEEVEDRLLPKSHVCGKTFPGPKALKNNSSVKSWLDKLCEELSERIQSDLSCNKRVAQTLTLHARASKENEGNSMKKFPSKSCPLRYGTGKIQEDAMKLFESGLHDFWGSRNAGWSITSLSVTASKIFDIPSGTNSILKYIKGRSSDASSAILDSSSTPESTPSVDNKLYMTPVHEERCESSSMKEDCDNSNSAKQCSSIEGKGLPKKLPKVQMFHNNHSGSWLYFEVSFTKSTWPAREKKL, from the exons ATGCCGGTGGCGAGGCCGGAGCCGCAGGAGCCGCGGGTGATCGCCCACCTCGACCTCGACTGCTTCTACGTGCAAG TCGAGCAGCGGAGGAACCCGGCGCTCAGGGGGCAGCCCACCGCCGTGGTGCAGTACAACGACTGGAAAGGCGGCGGCCTGATTGCGGTGAGCTACGAGGCCCGCAAGTTCGGCGTGAAGAG GTCCATGCGTGGGGATGAGGCCAAGAATGTCTGCCCAGGTATAAACCTGGTCCAGGTCCCCGTGTCTCGTGACAAGGCCGACCTCAATGTGTACCGAAATGCCGGCTCCGAG GTAGTAGCGATTCTTTCGACCAAGGGGAAGTGTGAGCGAGCATCCATTGACGAAGTCTATCTCGACCTTACTGATGCTGCCAAGGAAATGCACTTGGAATCTCCTCCGGAGTCGTCAGAGTCTATTTTTGAGGAGGCCACAAAGTCAAATATCCTGGACCTTCCTTCT GATGTCGGTGACAGGGAGGAGAATGTGAAGGCATGGCTTTGCCGAGCAGATGCCAACTACCAGGATAAGTTGCTGGCATGTGGAGCTATACTTGTTGCACAGTTACGAGTAAAAGTTCTGGAGGAAACCCAATTCACGTGTTCTGCTGGCATTGCTCACAATAAG ATGTTAGCTAAACTTGTTAGCGGGATGCACAAACCTGCTCAACAAACAGTTGTTCCATCTTCATCGGTTCAAGACTTTCTAGCATCATTGCCTGTGAAGAAGAT GAAACAACTTGGGGGTAAGCTTGGGAGTTCCTTGCAGGATGATCTGGGGGTTGAGACAGTTGGAGATCTTCTAGGTTTTACAGAAGAGAAATTACAAGAGTACTATGGTGTAAATACAGG AACATGGTTATGGAAGACTGCAAGAGGTATTAGCGGAGAAGAAGTTGAGGACCGTCTTCTACCAAAGAGTCATGTTTGTGGAAAAACATTTCCTGGCCCAAAAGCATTAAAGAATAATTCTTCT GTTAAGAGCTGGCTGGATAAACTTTGTGAAGAATTGAGCGAGCGGATTCAGTCTGACTTGAGCTGCAACAAGAGAGTCGCTCAAACATTAACTCTCCATGCTAGGGCATCTAAG GAAAACGAGGGTAATTCAATGAAGAAATTCCCATCCAAATCTTGCCCATTACGCTATGGGACTGGCAAAATTCAAGAAGATGCAATGAAGCTATTCGAATCTGGGCTTCATGATTTTTGGGGTTCTCGGAATGCTGGATGGAGTATTACATCTCTTTCTGTTACAGCAAGCAAAATATTTGACATACCAAGT GGAACAAACTCAATCTTGAAATATATCAAAGGCCGAAGTTCCGATGCATCTTCAGCCATCCTTGATTCTTCCTCTACACCTGAGTCAACACCATCTGTTG ATAACAAGTTATATATGACTCCAGTTCATGAGGAACGGTGTGAATCATCATCTATGAAGGAAGACTGTGACAATAGTAATTCTGCCAAACAATGTAGCTCAATTGAAGGAAAAGGTCTTCCGAAGAAATTACCGAAAGTTCAG ATGTTTCATAACAATCATTCAGGGAGCTGGCTCTATTTTGAAGTTTCTTTCACAAAGTCAACCTGGCCAGCACGAGAAAAGAAACTTTGA
- the LOC123062100 gene encoding DNA polymerase eta isoform X1, with amino-acid sequence MPVARPEPQEPRVIAHLDLDCFYVQVEQRRNPALRGQPTAVVQYNDWKGGGLIAVSYEARKFGVKRSMRGDEAKNVCPGINLVQVPVSRDKADLNVYRNAGSEVVAILSTKGKCERASIDEVYLDLTDAAKEMHLESPPESSESIFEEATKSNILDLPSDVGDREENVKAWLCRADANYQDKLLACGAILVAQLRVKVLEETQFTCSAGIAHNKMLAKLVSGMHKPAQQTVVPSSSVQDFLASLPVKKMKQLGGKLGSSLQDDLGVETVGDLLGFTEEKLQEYYGVNTGTWLWKTARGISGEEVEDRLLPKSHVCGKTFPGPKALKNNSSVKSWLDKLCEELSERIQSDLSCNKRVAQTLTLHARASKENEGNSMKKFPSKSCPLRYGTGKIQEDAMKLFESGLHDFWGSRNAGWSITSLSVTASKIFDIPSGTNSILKYIKGRSSDASSAILDSSSTPESTPSVDNKLYMTPVHEERCESSSMKEDCDNSNSAKQCSSIEGKGLPKKLPKVQGAGSILKFLSQSQPGQHEKRNFDGLICSHQGPESSSGASEAEQHGRDNINTAVVHSSGSGDTWMLNVEDIDPAVVGELPLEIQREIQGWIRPLKQATPKKRGSTISSYFSPARR; translated from the exons ATGCCGGTGGCGAGGCCGGAGCCGCAGGAGCCGCGGGTGATCGCCCACCTCGACCTCGACTGCTTCTACGTGCAAG TCGAGCAGCGGAGGAACCCGGCGCTCAGGGGGCAGCCCACCGCCGTGGTGCAGTACAACGACTGGAAAGGCGGCGGCCTGATTGCGGTGAGCTACGAGGCCCGCAAGTTCGGCGTGAAGAG GTCCATGCGTGGGGATGAGGCCAAGAATGTCTGCCCAGGTATAAACCTGGTCCAGGTCCCCGTGTCTCGTGACAAGGCCGACCTCAATGTGTACCGAAATGCCGGCTCCGAG GTAGTAGCGATTCTTTCGACCAAGGGGAAGTGTGAGCGAGCATCCATTGACGAAGTCTATCTCGACCTTACTGATGCTGCCAAGGAAATGCACTTGGAATCTCCTCCGGAGTCGTCAGAGTCTATTTTTGAGGAGGCCACAAAGTCAAATATCCTGGACCTTCCTTCT GATGTCGGTGACAGGGAGGAGAATGTGAAGGCATGGCTTTGCCGAGCAGATGCCAACTACCAGGATAAGTTGCTGGCATGTGGAGCTATACTTGTTGCACAGTTACGAGTAAAAGTTCTGGAGGAAACCCAATTCACGTGTTCTGCTGGCATTGCTCACAATAAG ATGTTAGCTAAACTTGTTAGCGGGATGCACAAACCTGCTCAACAAACAGTTGTTCCATCTTCATCGGTTCAAGACTTTCTAGCATCATTGCCTGTGAAGAAGAT GAAACAACTTGGGGGTAAGCTTGGGAGTTCCTTGCAGGATGATCTGGGGGTTGAGACAGTTGGAGATCTTCTAGGTTTTACAGAAGAGAAATTACAAGAGTACTATGGTGTAAATACAGG AACATGGTTATGGAAGACTGCAAGAGGTATTAGCGGAGAAGAAGTTGAGGACCGTCTTCTACCAAAGAGTCATGTTTGTGGAAAAACATTTCCTGGCCCAAAAGCATTAAAGAATAATTCTTCT GTTAAGAGCTGGCTGGATAAACTTTGTGAAGAATTGAGCGAGCGGATTCAGTCTGACTTGAGCTGCAACAAGAGAGTCGCTCAAACATTAACTCTCCATGCTAGGGCATCTAAG GAAAACGAGGGTAATTCAATGAAGAAATTCCCATCCAAATCTTGCCCATTACGCTATGGGACTGGCAAAATTCAAGAAGATGCAATGAAGCTATTCGAATCTGGGCTTCATGATTTTTGGGGTTCTCGGAATGCTGGATGGAGTATTACATCTCTTTCTGTTACAGCAAGCAAAATATTTGACATACCAAGT GGAACAAACTCAATCTTGAAATATATCAAAGGCCGAAGTTCCGATGCATCTTCAGCCATCCTTGATTCTTCCTCTACACCTGAGTCAACACCATCTGTTG ATAACAAGTTATATATGACTCCAGTTCATGAGGAACGGTGTGAATCATCATCTATGAAGGAAGACTGTGACAATAGTAATTCTGCCAAACAATGTAGCTCAATTGAAGGAAAAGGTCTTCCGAAGAAATTACCGAAAGTTCAG GGAGCTGGCTCTATTTTGAAGTTTCTTTCACAAAGTCAACCTGGCCAGCACGAGAAAAGAAACTTTGACGGCTTAATTTGTAGCCATCAAG GCCCAGAGAGTTCTTCAGGAGCAAGCGAGGCTGAACAACATGGTAGAGACAATATTAACACGGCCGTCGTGCACTCTTCTGGTTCCGGTGACAcatggatgctcaatgttgaagacattgaTCCGGCCGTAGTAGGGGAACTGCCGCTGgagattcaaagagaaatacaGGGTTGGATCCGTCCTTTGAAACAGGCAACCCCAAAGAAGCGCGGTTCCACCATCTCTTCTTACTTTTCACCGGCAAGAAGGTGA